One Citrobacter amalonaticus genomic window carries:
- a CDS encoding glucan biosynthesis protein D produces the protein MNRRRFIKGSMAMAAVCGTSGIASLFTRAAYAAESDIADGQTVRFDFSVLQSMAHDLAQKPWGGAPRALPNTLANLTPQAYNSIQYDAAQSLWNNVEDRQLDAQFFHVGMGFRRRVRMFSVDSGTHLAREIHFRPELFKYNDAGVDTKQLEGQTDLGFAGFRVFKAPELARRDVVSFLGASYFRAVDDTYQYGLSARGLAIDTYTDTKEEFPDFTAFWFDTVKPGATTFTVYALLDSPSITGAYKFVIHCEKSQVIMDVENRLYARKDIKQLGIAPMTSMFSCGNNERRMCDTIHPQIHDSDRLAMWRGNGEWICRPLNNPQKLQFNAYTDNNPKGFGLLQLDRDFTHYQDIMGWYNKRPSLWVEPRNQWGKGTIGLMEIPTTGETLDNVVCFWQPEKAIEAGDELEYKYRLYWSAQPPVRSPLARVMATRTGMGGFPEGWAPGEHYPEKWARRFAVDFVGGDLKAAAPKGIEPVITLSSGEAKQIEILYVEPFDGYRIQFDWYPTSDSTEPVDMRMFLRCQGEAISETWLYQYFPPAPDKRTYVDDRVMR, from the coding sequence ATGAATCGCAGACGATTTATTAAAGGTTCAATGGCAATGGCCGCCGTGTGCGGTACCAGCGGTATTGCTTCACTTTTCACCCGTGCAGCTTATGCGGCGGAATCCGACATTGCGGACGGACAAACCGTCCGCTTTGATTTTTCCGTACTGCAATCGATGGCGCACGATCTCGCGCAGAAACCGTGGGGCGGTGCGCCGCGTGCGTTGCCCAATACGCTGGCGAATCTGACGCCGCAGGCTTACAACAGCATTCAGTACGATGCCGCGCAATCGCTGTGGAACAACGTCGAAGACCGTCAGCTGGATGCGCAGTTCTTCCACGTCGGGATGGGCTTCCGTCGTCGCGTGCGCATGTTCTCCGTGGATTCCGGCACCCATCTGGCGCGTGAGATTCACTTCCGTCCGGAACTGTTTAAATACAATGATGCCGGCGTTGATACCAAACAACTGGAAGGGCAAACCGATCTCGGTTTTGCCGGTTTCCGTGTCTTTAAAGCGCCCGAACTGGCACGTCGCGACGTGGTTTCCTTCCTCGGCGCGAGCTATTTCCGCGCGGTCGATGATACCTACCAGTACGGGCTTTCCGCACGTGGTCTGGCGATTGACACCTACACTGACACCAAGGAAGAGTTTCCGGATTTCACCGCCTTCTGGTTCGATACGGTGAAACCTGGCGCCACCACCTTTACCGTGTACGCGCTGCTGGACAGTCCGAGCATCACCGGTGCCTATAAGTTCGTGATTCACTGCGAGAAGAGCCAGGTGATCATGGACGTTGAAAACCGTCTGTATGCTCGTAAAGACATCAAACAGCTGGGCATCGCGCCGATGACCAGTATGTTCAGTTGCGGCAATAATGAACGCCGCATGTGCGATACCATTCACCCGCAAATCCATGACTCCGATCGTCTGGCGATGTGGCGGGGCAACGGCGAGTGGATTTGCCGCCCGCTGAACAACCCGCAGAAGCTGCAATTTAACGCCTATACCGATAACAACCCGAAAGGGTTCGGTCTGCTGCAACTGGATCGCGATTTCACCCACTATCAGGACATCATGGGCTGGTACAACAAGCGCCCAAGCCTGTGGGTTGAACCGCGTAATCAGTGGGGCAAAGGCACTATCGGGCTGATGGAGATCCCGACGACCGGTGAAACGCTGGATAACGTGGTCTGCTTCTGGCAGCCGGAAAAAGCCATCGAAGCGGGTGATGAGCTGGAATACAAATACCGTCTGTACTGGAGCGCACAGCCGCCAGTCCGTTCGCCACTGGCGCGCGTGATGGCCACCCGCACCGGTATGGGAGGATTCCCGGAAGGCTGGGCGCCGGGCGAGCACTATCCGGAGAAATGGGCGCGACGTTTTGCGGTCGATTTCGTCGGCGGCGATCTGAAAGCAGCCGCGCCGAAAGGCATTGAGCCGGTGATTACGTTGTCCAGCGGTGAAGCGAAGCAGATCGAGATCCTCTACGTTGAGCCGTTTGACGGCTATCGCATCCAGTTTGACTGGTACCCCACGTCCGACTCGACCGAACCGGTGGATATGCGTATGTTCCTGCGCTGCCAGGGGGAAGCGATCAGTGAAACCTGGCTGTATCAGTATTTCCCGCCCGCACCGGATAAACGGACCTACGTCGACGATCGCGTGATGCGTTAA
- a CDS encoding carboxylesterase/lipase family protein — translation MVNPSIPLIETVQGQLMGVVQDDIHLWRGIPYAAPPTGERRWRAPQPVIPWSGIRDANTFSSASWQDIEYCKELGGGDPGAFSEDCLYLNVWSPAERHQPLPVMVWLHGGGYTIGAGNLPPYDGVALAKRNVVVVTVNYRLGHLGFFAHPALEGEEGEALNNFALLDQIAALRWVQENIAAFGGDPQNVTLFGESAGARSVLSLLASPRGKGLFHKAIVQSGYTLPDTPCEIALENGVALAEHFGLQNATAAQLRAIPADAFWPLGAPYKIAPTPISGDAVLPEPMLDVFFAARQHPMPVMIGSNSDEASVMAVFGVDLAGQIQKLRRERRLGLGLIKLLYPGVKGDEELGRQVCRDMAFTALGYVVMQAQQRVGEPCWRYWFDYVAESEHHTYANGAWHGNEVPYVFNTLTLAEPSRNYVNENDLAFAVHVADYWVNFARHASRTCDVLHGPVRWPACIQGRDRVLRIGLKKFAGFKVENRFMRARLSLFKRVMTQHVSLD, via the coding sequence ATGGTCAATCCCAGTATTCCACTGATTGAAACGGTACAGGGCCAGTTGATGGGTGTCGTACAGGATGACATCCATCTCTGGCGCGGTATTCCTTACGCCGCGCCACCGACGGGGGAACGGCGCTGGCGAGCGCCGCAGCCGGTCATTCCCTGGTCCGGGATTCGTGACGCGAATACCTTCTCCAGCGCCAGCTGGCAGGATATTGAGTACTGCAAAGAGTTGGGCGGCGGCGATCCCGGCGCATTTTCTGAAGATTGTCTCTATCTCAACGTCTGGTCTCCGGCGGAGCGCCATCAGCCGCTTCCGGTGATGGTCTGGCTGCACGGTGGCGGCTACACCATTGGTGCCGGCAATCTGCCGCCTTACGACGGCGTTGCGCTGGCGAAGCGTAACGTGGTTGTCGTTACCGTCAACTATCGCCTCGGTCATCTTGGCTTTTTTGCCCATCCGGCGCTGGAAGGTGAAGAGGGTGAGGCTCTCAATAACTTTGCGCTCCTCGACCAGATTGCCGCGCTGCGCTGGGTACAGGAAAACATCGCCGCGTTCGGCGGCGATCCGCAGAACGTTACGCTGTTTGGTGAATCGGCCGGGGCGCGTAGCGTGCTCTCGCTGTTAGCTTCGCCGCGAGGAAAAGGGTTGTTTCATAAAGCGATTGTCCAGAGCGGCTACACCTTGCCAGACACGCCTTGTGAAATAGCGCTGGAAAACGGCGTTGCGCTGGCTGAACACTTCGGTTTGCAGAATGCGACGGCGGCGCAGCTACGCGCGATTCCGGCCGACGCTTTCTGGCCGTTGGGCGCACCGTACAAAATTGCGCCAACACCTATCTCCGGCGATGCGGTTCTGCCGGAGCCGATGCTGGATGTCTTTTTCGCCGCCAGACAGCACCCGATGCCCGTCATGATTGGCTCTAACAGCGATGAAGCCAGCGTGATGGCCGTCTTCGGCGTCGATCTTGCCGGACAAATTCAGAAACTGCGTCGTGAACGCAGGCTGGGACTCGGCCTGATTAAGCTGCTGTATCCGGGCGTGAAGGGCGATGAAGAACTGGGGCGACAGGTGTGTCGGGATATGGCGTTTACGGCATTAGGCTATGTGGTGATGCAGGCGCAACAGCGGGTCGGCGAGCCGTGCTGGCGTTATTGGTTCGATTACGTTGCGGAATCGGAGCATCACACCTATGCCAACGGCGCCTGGCATGGCAACGAAGTGCCTTACGTGTTTAATACCTTAACGCTCGCTGAACCTTCGCGAAATTATGTGAACGAAAACGATCTCGCCTTCGCTGTCCACGTTGCGGATTACTGGGTCAATTTTGCCCGTCATGCCAGTCGGACCTGCGATGTTCTGCATGGCCCGGTCCGCTGGCCTGCCTGTATTCAGGGCCGCGATCGGGTGTTACGTATTGGGCTGAAAAAGTTTGCCGGTTTTAAGGTCGAGAACCGGTTTATGCGGGCGCGGCTTTCGCTCTTTAAACGGGTGATGACCCAGCACGTCAGTCTCGACTAG